In Raphanus sativus cultivar WK10039 chromosome 5, ASM80110v3, whole genome shotgun sequence, the following proteins share a genomic window:
- the LOC108805208 gene encoding 4-coumarate--CoA ligase 4-like isoform X1 produces MAFRQQEALSLTKKTDQDPSQDFIFRSKLPDISIPNHLPLTEYVFSGHRDGDSTTKCLIDGATGRVFTYADVQITLRRIAAGIYGMGIRHGDTVMLLLPNSPEFALSFLAVVHLGAVSTSANPLFTQTEIAKQAKASAVKMIITKSCHVHKLTNLQQLGVVIVCVDDGNDVVSLADGCVSFRELTQADETKLPKPQISPEDTVSIPYSSGTTGLPKGVMITHKGLVTSISQKVDGENPNLNFTRDDVIICFLPMFHTFTHSSLMLSAMRTGAAFLILPRFELNLVMELIQRYKVTVVPVAPPVVLAFVKSLETEKYDLSSVRMMLSGAATLKKELEDAVRLKLPNAIFGQSYGMTEAGTVANSLAFAKSPFKTKSGSCGTVIRNAEMKVVDTISGVSLPRNKPGEICIRGDQLMKGYLNDPIATVRTIDKDGWLHTGDIGFVDEDDEIFIVDRLKELIKFKGYQVAPAELEALLISHPCIKDAAVVAMKDEIAGEVPVACVVKSEGSKLTEEDVKNYVNKQVVHYKRIKMVLFVKSIPKSASGKLLRKVLRAKL; encoded by the exons ATGGCGTTCCGACAACAAGAAGCACTTTCTCTCACAAAAAAGACAGATCAAGATCCTTCTCAAGATTTTATTTTTCGGTCCAAACTTCCCGATATCTCTATTCCAAACCACCTTCCTCTCACCGAATACGTCTTCTCCGGCCACAGAGACGGCGACTCCACCACCAAATGTCTCATAGACGGTGCCACCGGACGTGTCTTTACCTACGCCGACGTGCAGATCACTTTACGGAGGATAGCTGCCGGAATCTACGGCATGGGTATCCGCCATGGTGACACCGTGATGCTCCTTCTCCCAAACTCGCCGGAGTTTGCTCTATCTTTTCTCGCCGTGGTTCACCTCGGAGCCGTGTCGACCTCCGCTAATCCGTTATTTACCCAAACGGAGATCGCAAAACAGGCAAAAGCCTCCGCGGTGAAGATGATCATCACGAAATCATGTCACGTCCATAAACTAACAAACCTACAACAGCTCGGTGTTGTCATCGTTTGTGTGGACGACGGAAATGACGTCGTTTCGTTAGCTGACGGTTGCGTGAGTTTCAGGGAACTGACTCAAGCGGACGAGACAAAGCTTCCTAAACCGCAGATCTCTCCGGAGGACACGGTCTCGATTCCCTACTCCTCCGGGACCACGGGACTACCAAAGGGAGTGATGATTACTCACAAGGGATTAGTCACGAGCATTTCTCAAAAAGTCGACGGAGAAAACCCTAATCTTAACTTCACCAGAGATGACGTCATCATATGTTTTCTCCCAATGTTTCACACTTTCACGCACAGCTCCTTGATGCTTTCGGCGATGAGGACCGGTGCGGCGTTCTTGATCTTGCCGAGGTTCGAGTTGAATCTAGTGATGGAGCTGATTCAGAGGTACAAGGTCACTGTAGTTCCGGTGGCTCCTCCCGTGGTTCTAGCGTTCGTGAAGTCCCTGGAGACGGAGAAGTACGACCTGAGCTCCGTGAGGATGATGCTTTCAGGCGCAGCTACGCTCAAGAAGGAGCTTGAAGATGCCGTACGTCTTAAGCTTCCCAATGCCATATTTGGTCAG AGTTATGGAATGACTGAGGCAGGAACAGTGGCTAACTCTTTGGCATTTGCAAAGAGCCCGTTTAAAACTAAGTCCGGTTCGTGTGGGACTGTGATCAGAAACGCAGAGATGAAAGTGGTCGATACAATTAGCGGAGTCTCTTTACCACGCAATAAACCTGGCGAAATATGCATTCGAGGCGATCAACTCATGAAGg GTTATTTGAATGATCCGATAGCTACTGTCCGAACCATAGATAAGGATGGGTGGTTACACACAGGAGACATTGGGTTTGTTGATGAAGACGATGAGATCTTTATTGTTGATCGGTTGAAGGAACTCATCAAATTCAAAGGCTATCAAGTGGCTCCAGCTGAGCTTGAAGCATTGCTTATTTCTCATCCTTGTATCAAAGATGCTGCTGTTGTCGC AATGAAGGATGAAATAGCTGGTGAGGTTCCTGTAGCGTGTGTGGTTAAATCAGAAGGATCTAAACTAACTGAAGAAGATGTCAAGAACTATGTCAACAAACAG GTGGTTCACTACAAGAGAATCAAGATGGTGTTATTCGTAAAATCTATACCAAAATCAGCTTCCGGAAAGCTTTTGAGAAAGGTTCTTCGAGCTAAACTGTAA
- the LOC108805208 gene encoding 4-coumarate--CoA ligase 4-like isoform X2 encodes MAFRQQEALSLTKKTDQDPSQDFIFRSKLPDISIPNHLPLTEYVFSGHRDGDSTTKCLIDGATGRVFTYADVQITLRRIAAGIYGMGIRHGDTVMLLLPNSPEFALSFLAVVHLGAVSTSANPLFTQTEIAKQAKASAVKMIITKSCHVHKLTNLQQLGVVIVCVDDGNDVVSLADGCVSFRELTQADETKLPKPQISPEDTVSIPYSSGTTGLPKGVMITHKGLVTSISQKVDGENPNLNFTRDDVIICFLPMFHTFTHSSLMLSAMRTGAAFLILPRFELNLVMELIQRYKVTVVPVAPPVVLAFVKSLETEKYDLSSVRMMLSGAATLKKELEDAVRLKLPNAIFGQSYGMTEAGTVANSLAFAKSPFKTKSGSCGTVIRNAEMKVVDTISGVSLPRNKPGEICIRGDQLMKATVRTIDKDGWLHTGDIGFVDEDDEIFIVDRLKELIKFKGYQVAPAELEALLISHPCIKDAAVVAMKDEIAGEVPVACVVKSEGSKLTEEDVKNYVNKQVVHYKRIKMVLFVKSIPKSASGKLLRKVLRAKL; translated from the exons ATGGCGTTCCGACAACAAGAAGCACTTTCTCTCACAAAAAAGACAGATCAAGATCCTTCTCAAGATTTTATTTTTCGGTCCAAACTTCCCGATATCTCTATTCCAAACCACCTTCCTCTCACCGAATACGTCTTCTCCGGCCACAGAGACGGCGACTCCACCACCAAATGTCTCATAGACGGTGCCACCGGACGTGTCTTTACCTACGCCGACGTGCAGATCACTTTACGGAGGATAGCTGCCGGAATCTACGGCATGGGTATCCGCCATGGTGACACCGTGATGCTCCTTCTCCCAAACTCGCCGGAGTTTGCTCTATCTTTTCTCGCCGTGGTTCACCTCGGAGCCGTGTCGACCTCCGCTAATCCGTTATTTACCCAAACGGAGATCGCAAAACAGGCAAAAGCCTCCGCGGTGAAGATGATCATCACGAAATCATGTCACGTCCATAAACTAACAAACCTACAACAGCTCGGTGTTGTCATCGTTTGTGTGGACGACGGAAATGACGTCGTTTCGTTAGCTGACGGTTGCGTGAGTTTCAGGGAACTGACTCAAGCGGACGAGACAAAGCTTCCTAAACCGCAGATCTCTCCGGAGGACACGGTCTCGATTCCCTACTCCTCCGGGACCACGGGACTACCAAAGGGAGTGATGATTACTCACAAGGGATTAGTCACGAGCATTTCTCAAAAAGTCGACGGAGAAAACCCTAATCTTAACTTCACCAGAGATGACGTCATCATATGTTTTCTCCCAATGTTTCACACTTTCACGCACAGCTCCTTGATGCTTTCGGCGATGAGGACCGGTGCGGCGTTCTTGATCTTGCCGAGGTTCGAGTTGAATCTAGTGATGGAGCTGATTCAGAGGTACAAGGTCACTGTAGTTCCGGTGGCTCCTCCCGTGGTTCTAGCGTTCGTGAAGTCCCTGGAGACGGAGAAGTACGACCTGAGCTCCGTGAGGATGATGCTTTCAGGCGCAGCTACGCTCAAGAAGGAGCTTGAAGATGCCGTACGTCTTAAGCTTCCCAATGCCATATTTGGTCAG AGTTATGGAATGACTGAGGCAGGAACAGTGGCTAACTCTTTGGCATTTGCAAAGAGCCCGTTTAAAACTAAGTCCGGTTCGTGTGGGACTGTGATCAGAAACGCAGAGATGAAAGTGGTCGATACAATTAGCGGAGTCTCTTTACCACGCAATAAACCTGGCGAAATATGCATTCGAGGCGATCAACTCATGAAGg CTACTGTCCGAACCATAGATAAGGATGGGTGGTTACACACAGGAGACATTGGGTTTGTTGATGAAGACGATGAGATCTTTATTGTTGATCGGTTGAAGGAACTCATCAAATTCAAAGGCTATCAAGTGGCTCCAGCTGAGCTTGAAGCATTGCTTATTTCTCATCCTTGTATCAAAGATGCTGCTGTTGTCGC AATGAAGGATGAAATAGCTGGTGAGGTTCCTGTAGCGTGTGTGGTTAAATCAGAAGGATCTAAACTAACTGAAGAAGATGTCAAGAACTATGTCAACAAACAG GTGGTTCACTACAAGAGAATCAAGATGGTGTTATTCGTAAAATCTATACCAAAATCAGCTTCCGGAAAGCTTTTGAGAAAGGTTCTTCGAGCTAAACTGTAA
- the LOC108805209 gene encoding outer envelope pore protein 37, chloroplastic isoform X1 — protein MALVTIFFFYTAYRTNIFLAQQGEVAMEANLAEPGYSLELSSPIPIGYPRATLKFPLGEVSMQEREEEEEEEEKNKRMLSVNGILKRQVMDGVCSALYTDEELRLRYAYKDDALSFIPTISLPSNAASFAFKRRIIPSDKLSYWYKFDSNMWSAIYKRTYGKDYKFKAGYDSEVRLAWVSLWVGDEAGKVKSTPMKMKVQFMLQVPQDDIKTSVLMFRVKKRWDI, from the exons ATGGCTTTAGTGACCATCTTTTTCTTCTACACTGCTTACAGAACCAACATCTTCCTG GCACAACAAGGAGAGGTTGCTATGGAGGCAAACCTGGCTGAGCCTGGTTATTCTCTTGAGCTTTCATCACCTATTCCTATTGGCTAC CCAAGAGCGACACTTAAATTCCCATTAGGCGAAGTTTCGATgcaagagagagaagaggaggaggaggaagaggagaagaataAGAGAATGTTATCTGTTAATGGGATCCTCAAACGTCAAGTTATGGATGGTGTTTGTTCCGCTCTATACACAGATGAAGAGTTGAGGCTGAGATATGCTTATAAG GATGATGCATTGTCTTTCATCCCAACAATCTCCCTTCCTTCCAATGCTGCTTCATTTGCATTCAAGCGCAGGATTATCCCTTCAGATAAGTTGAG CTACTGGtacaagtttgattcaaacatGTGGAGTGCTATTTACAAACGCACATATGGTAAAGACTACAAGTTCAAAGCTGGCTATGATTCTGAAGTACGCCTTGCCTGGGTTTCTCTCTGG GTGGGGGATGAAGCTGGGAAAGTGAAATCGACGCCAATGAAGATGAAAGTGCAGTTCATGCTTCAAGTTCCACAAGATGACATCAAAACCTCAGTCTTGATGTTCCGAGTCAAGAAAAGATGGGACATTtga
- the LOC108805209 gene encoding outer envelope pore protein 37, chloroplastic isoform X2, with the protein MEANLAEPGYSLELSSPIPIGYPRATLKFPLGEVSMQEREEEEEEEEKNKRMLSVNGILKRQVMDGVCSALYTDEELRLRYAYKDDALSFIPTISLPSNAASFAFKRRIIPSDKLSYWYKFDSNMWSAIYKRTYGKDYKFKAGYDSEVRLAWVSLWVGDEAGKVKSTPMKMKVQFMLQVPQDDIKTSVLMFRVKKRWDI; encoded by the exons ATGGAGGCAAACCTGGCTGAGCCTGGTTATTCTCTTGAGCTTTCATCACCTATTCCTATTGGCTAC CCAAGAGCGACACTTAAATTCCCATTAGGCGAAGTTTCGATgcaagagagagaagaggaggaggaggaagaggagaagaataAGAGAATGTTATCTGTTAATGGGATCCTCAAACGTCAAGTTATGGATGGTGTTTGTTCCGCTCTATACACAGATGAAGAGTTGAGGCTGAGATATGCTTATAAG GATGATGCATTGTCTTTCATCCCAACAATCTCCCTTCCTTCCAATGCTGCTTCATTTGCATTCAAGCGCAGGATTATCCCTTCAGATAAGTTGAG CTACTGGtacaagtttgattcaaacatGTGGAGTGCTATTTACAAACGCACATATGGTAAAGACTACAAGTTCAAAGCTGGCTATGATTCTGAAGTACGCCTTGCCTGGGTTTCTCTCTGG GTGGGGGATGAAGCTGGGAAAGTGAAATCGACGCCAATGAAGATGAAAGTGCAGTTCATGCTTCAAGTTCCACAAGATGACATCAAAACCTCAGTCTTGATGTTCCGAGTCAAGAAAAGATGGGACATTtga